The Kocuria sp. TGY1127_2 genome includes a window with the following:
- a CDS encoding M20 family metallopeptidase: protein MSSLSEQIAAIIASNEAEIISLRRELHQIPEPGLHLPQTNARVRQEFESLGMEITDARQVSGFTAVLRGGAGAKTPLEKRPTVLLRADMDALPVTEETGLTWASTNGAMHGCGHDMHMAGIIGAARALHAVRQELAGDVVFFLQPGEEGWDGAQHLIDEGLLESAGRLPDHAYGLHVWSAQYAQGTITSKQGALMASSDTIIVRVHGVGGHGSAPHKALDPVPVAAEMVTQSHVLVTREFDVFNPVVVTCGSLVGGSAANVIPDHATAKFTLRAFDTTTRERLIQNLVRLFEGIASAHGTTCEIETKKLYPVTTNHDEETDFLSKVTEDAFPGRWSELAKPVGAAEDFSKILERIPGAFAFVAAVDPDKDPETAAFNHSPHATYDDSVLDDCSRLLAELAIRRLNS from the coding sequence AACGCCCGGGTTCGCCAGGAATTCGAGTCGCTGGGAATGGAAATCACGGATGCCCGCCAGGTTTCCGGTTTCACGGCGGTTCTGCGGGGAGGCGCGGGAGCGAAAACGCCGCTCGAGAAACGACCGACCGTGTTGCTGCGCGCCGACATGGATGCTCTTCCCGTAACGGAGGAGACGGGTCTGACCTGGGCTTCGACCAATGGAGCCATGCACGGTTGCGGGCACGATATGCATATGGCCGGCATCATCGGTGCTGCCCGGGCATTGCACGCCGTCCGGCAGGAGCTTGCCGGCGACGTCGTCTTCTTCCTTCAACCCGGCGAAGAAGGCTGGGACGGCGCGCAACATCTGATCGACGAAGGGCTCCTCGAATCGGCAGGGCGCCTGCCGGATCACGCATATGGCTTGCACGTGTGGTCCGCGCAATATGCCCAAGGAACCATCACCTCCAAACAGGGAGCCCTGATGGCTTCCTCGGACACGATCATCGTTCGCGTGCACGGAGTGGGCGGTCACGGCTCCGCACCTCACAAAGCATTGGACCCGGTCCCGGTGGCCGCGGAGATGGTGACTCAGTCCCACGTTCTGGTCACCCGGGAGTTCGATGTTTTCAATCCGGTGGTCGTGACCTGCGGAAGCCTGGTCGGAGGTTCGGCGGCCAACGTGATTCCCGATCACGCAACCGCGAAATTCACGTTGCGAGCCTTCGACACCACAACTCGTGAGCGCCTCATCCAGAATCTCGTCCGGCTCTTCGAGGGCATCGCCTCCGCCCACGGAACCACGTGCGAGATCGAGACCAAGAAGCTGTACCCGGTCACAACCAACCACGACGAAGAGACGGACTTTCTCTCGAAGGTCACCGAGGACGCCTTCCCCGGCCGGTGGTCAGAACTGGCGAAACCGGTCGGCGCCGCGGAGGATTTCTCCAAGATCCTCGAACGCATCCCGGGCGCTTTTGCTTTCGTCGCTGCCGTGGATCCGGACAAAGACCCGGAAACCGCCGCGTTCAATCACTCACCCCACGCAACCTATGACGATTCGGTACTGGACGACTGCTCGCGCTTGCTCGCGGAGTTGGCCATCCGGCGTCTGAACTCCTGA